In the genome of Actinomycetota bacterium, one region contains:
- a CDS encoding HIT domain-containing protein, translating to MNVPRDCLFCRIIDGEEMSEIVHTDDDVVVIKDKFPLAPVHLLVLTREHIPSAHDLTDEHDELVAACLAAARLVAEEHGTADGYRIATNIGPKGGQAIPHLHFHVLGGRQLGRIDDAGDMS from the coding sequence ATGAACGTGCCCAGGGATTGCCTCTTCTGCCGCATCATCGACGGTGAGGAGATGTCGGAGATCGTGCACACCGACGACGACGTCGTGGTGATCAAGGACAAGTTCCCGCTGGCGCCTGTGCACCTGCTGGTCCTGACCCGCGAGCACATCCCGTCGGCGCACGATCTCACCGACGAGCACGACGAGCTGGTGGCCGCCTGTCTCGCAGCGGCGCGGCTCGTCGCCGAGGAACACGGCACCGCCGACGGCTACCGCATCGCCACCAACATCGGTCCGAAGGGTGGTCAGGCGATCCCCCACCTGCACTTCCACGTGCTCGGTGGCCGTCAGCTCGGCCGCATCGACGACGCGGGCGACATGTCCTAG
- a CDS encoding transcriptional regulator → MPDEDEDQAPDEYAVGLGDRLRNVRQQQGLSLHDVERRSRGELKASVVGAYERGERAVSVIRLRVLADFYRVPISELLPETSNVSPRAAAGPSAGLRLDLTRLGDASVPGIDIVERFATTIQGRRGDYNGRVLTIRAADLQSLAAVLDMGPAALSEALVEAGVATSTT, encoded by the coding sequence GTGCCTGACGAGGATGAGGACCAGGCTCCGGACGAGTACGCCGTCGGTCTGGGCGACCGGTTGCGCAACGTGCGGCAGCAGCAGGGCCTCTCGCTGCACGACGTCGAGCGTCGCAGCAGGGGCGAGCTGAAGGCGAGCGTGGTCGGGGCGTACGAGCGGGGCGAGCGCGCCGTCTCGGTGATCCGGCTCCGGGTCCTGGCGGACTTCTACCGCGTCCCCATCTCCGAGCTGCTGCCCGAGACCAGCAACGTCTCACCGCGGGCGGCTGCTGGCCCCTCCGCTGGGCTCCGACTCGACCTCACCCGTCTGGGTGACGCCTCGGTCCCAGGGATCGATATCGTCGAGCGGTTCGCCACCACGATCCAGGGCCGGCGGGGCGACTACAACGGGCGCGTGCTGACGATCCGGGCCGCGGATCTGCAGTCGCTCGCTGCCGTGCTCGACATGGGGCCCGCCGCGCTCAGCGAGGCGCTCGTCGAGGCCGGCGTCGCGACCTCGACGACCTAG
- a CDS encoding 16S rRNA (uracil(1498)-N(3))-methyltransferase, with translation MGSTAPLDRDTSDHLRRVLRLSDGAALVVSDGRGRHAAAELVGNAAVVRGAPVDLPAEPTAIHVLQAVPKGRRFDEVVRVLTEVGVERVTAVAADRSVTRLEPVKAERALARWRSVARAAARQSRRPWLPTIEGPVAVDDLADVADLAGVVAHVDAAVALTEALLGWTGTELCVAIGPEGGWSDREIALWRAAGLQSVHFGRTVVRTEHAATVAAAVCAAHLGRL, from the coding sequence GTGGGCAGCACCGCCCCGCTCGATCGCGACACGAGCGATCACCTCCGGCGCGTGCTGCGGCTGTCCGACGGAGCCGCGCTCGTCGTCAGCGACGGCCGCGGCCGACACGCAGCCGCTGAGCTCGTCGGGAACGCCGCCGTCGTGCGAGGCGCGCCGGTCGATCTTCCCGCTGAGCCGACCGCGATCCACGTCCTGCAGGCGGTTCCGAAGGGCCGGCGGTTCGACGAGGTCGTCCGCGTCCTGACCGAGGTCGGGGTCGAGCGCGTGACGGCCGTGGCAGCCGACCGCTCGGTGACGCGCCTCGAACCGGTGAAGGCCGAACGCGCGCTAGCCCGCTGGCGTTCGGTCGCTCGTGCCGCGGCCAGGCAGAGCCGCCGTCCCTGGCTGCCCACGATCGAGGGACCAGTTGCGGTGGACGACCTCGCCGACGTGGCCGATCTCGCGGGCGTCGTCGCCCACGTGGATGCAGCGGTCGCACTCACCGAGGCGTTGTTGGGGTGGACGGGGACCGAGTTGTGCGTCGCGATCGGTCCCGAAGGCGGTTGGAGCGACCGTGAGATCGCGCTGTGGCGGGCGGCCGGCCTGCAGTCCGTCCACTTCGGACGCACGGTCGTGCGCACCGAACACGCCGCGACCGTCGCCGCTGCGGTGTGCGCCGCCCACCTCGGGCGGCTCTGA
- a CDS encoding J domain-containing protein, with product MADLYAILGVSPNATPDEIKRAYRRKARELHPDTGGDEEAFKEVQHAYHVLSDPDRRARYDRFGDEGGARAGADPFDFGAGFGGIGDVIDAFFGGFSGTTRRRSASHQPGRDVLVRTRLTLEEVATGVRRPVEVDVATVCDRCGGTGSSTSAAPTTCATCGGSGQVQRLVRTAFGQLASATTCSTCSGTGQTVSDPCDACLGEGRRQRKRTVTIDVPAGVTDGDRLRINGAGEAGPRGAPPGDLYVEVHVEPHDVFERDGRDLWCDVSVPFVHAALGAEVDIPALTGEARHLVIPEGSQPGEQLVLRGAGLPARGGGAPGDLYVRLQVDVPRRLTQEERELLERFAELRGEEVPPAGRSLFSRLREAFR from the coding sequence GTGGCCGACCTGTACGCCATCCTCGGGGTGTCTCCCAACGCGACCCCGGACGAGATCAAACGCGCCTACCGCCGCAAGGCTCGGGAGCTGCACCCTGACACCGGTGGCGACGAGGAGGCGTTCAAGGAGGTCCAGCACGCCTACCACGTGCTGTCCGACCCGGATCGCCGTGCGCGCTACGACCGGTTCGGCGACGAGGGTGGGGCCCGGGCTGGGGCGGACCCCTTCGACTTCGGGGCTGGCTTCGGTGGCATCGGGGATGTCATCGACGCCTTCTTCGGCGGGTTCAGCGGGACCACCCGCCGTCGGTCGGCGTCGCACCAGCCGGGCCGGGACGTGCTGGTCCGTACGCGGCTGACCCTCGAGGAGGTCGCGACCGGCGTTCGGCGCCCCGTCGAGGTCGACGTGGCCACCGTGTGCGACCGCTGCGGCGGCACCGGCTCCTCGACCTCCGCCGCGCCCACCACGTGCGCCACGTGCGGCGGGTCGGGCCAGGTCCAGCGCCTCGTCCGGACGGCCTTCGGCCAGCTCGCCTCCGCGACCACGTGCTCGACCTGCAGCGGGACCGGCCAGACCGTCAGCGACCCCTGCGACGCCTGCCTCGGCGAGGGACGCCGGCAACGCAAGCGCACGGTCACCATCGATGTCCCGGCGGGCGTGACCGACGGCGACCGTCTGCGCATCAACGGCGCTGGTGAGGCGGGACCGCGGGGCGCACCGCCTGGTGACCTGTACGTGGAGGTCCACGTCGAGCCCCACGACGTGTTCGAGCGTGACGGGCGTGACCTGTGGTGCGATGTCTCCGTGCCGTTCGTCCACGCGGCGCTCGGTGCCGAGGTCGACATCCCGGCGCTGACCGGTGAGGCACGTCACCTCGTGATCCCAGAGGGCTCGCAGCCAGGCGAACAGCTGGTGCTGCGGGGCGCCGGGCTGCCTGCGCGTGGCGGGGGAGCACCAGGTGATCTGTACGTCCGGCTCCAGGTCGACGTTCCGCGTCGGTTAACGCAGGAGGAGCGTGAGCTGCTCGAGCGCTTCGCCGAGCTACGCGGCGAGGAGGTTCCGCCCGCCGGTCGCTCGCTGTTCAGCCGGCTGCGCGAAGCCTTCCGCTGA
- the hrcA gene encoding heat-inducible transcriptional repressor HrcA, which produces MTDATERLDADPALDERKWHILRAIVSEYVATGEPVGSKQVVAVASLGVSAATVRNDMAALEEMGYIHQPHTSAGRVPTDRGYRYFVDHVDAGTVDEAKREAIAASLEGSGGTEDVLLRATHVLSQLTRLVSLVIAPTVASSHLKLFELVSLAPHAVLLIAVTDTGRVEKRLIELAKPVTEADVERAGQVLNESVRGERVATLTNVVNRVATDAPHELRALLHAVSEASAGLEEPSTDHVFVGGAASLADREGLTRQDLSRVLELLEERVTLARLLAESAQVEQPIVRIGEEHDVEGLQTTTLVAQGYRVVSAGSLGVLGPTRMDYTGVLATVKLVADQLQATLQHLSEG; this is translated from the coding sequence GTGACCGACGCGACCGAACGGCTCGACGCCGACCCCGCCCTCGACGAGCGCAAGTGGCACATCCTGCGTGCCATCGTCTCCGAGTACGTGGCGACGGGTGAGCCCGTCGGCTCCAAGCAGGTCGTCGCCGTCGCCTCGCTCGGCGTCTCCGCAGCGACCGTGCGCAACGACATGGCGGCGCTCGAGGAGATGGGCTACATCCACCAGCCCCACACCTCCGCGGGCCGCGTCCCTACCGACCGCGGATACCGCTACTTCGTCGACCACGTCGACGCCGGCACCGTCGACGAGGCCAAGCGCGAGGCCATCGCTGCCAGCCTCGAGGGCTCGGGCGGCACCGAGGACGTGCTCCTGCGTGCGACGCACGTGCTGAGCCAGCTGACCCGTCTGGTCTCGCTCGTCATCGCCCCGACCGTCGCGAGCTCGCACCTGAAGCTGTTCGAACTGGTCAGCCTCGCTCCGCACGCGGTGCTCCTGATCGCCGTGACCGATACGGGACGCGTCGAGAAGCGACTCATCGAGTTGGCCAAGCCCGTGACGGAAGCCGACGTCGAACGGGCGGGCCAGGTGCTCAACGAGTCCGTTCGCGGCGAGCGCGTGGCCACACTGACCAACGTGGTCAACCGTGTGGCGACCGACGCGCCCCACGAGCTGCGCGCGTTGCTTCACGCCGTATCGGAGGCGAGCGCTGGTCTCGAGGAACCCAGCACCGACCACGTCTTCGTGGGCGGCGCGGCGTCGCTGGCCGACCGCGAGGGCCTGACCAGGCAGGACCTGTCGCGTGTGCTCGAACTGCTCGAGGAGCGTGTCACGCTCGCACGCCTGCTCGCCGAATCGGCGCAGGTGGAGCAGCCGATCGTCCGCATCGGCGAGGAGCACGACGTCGAGGGCCTGCAGACCACCACCTTGGTCGCCCAGGGCTACCGCGTGGTGTCGGCGGGGAGCCTCGGGGTCCTTGGTCCTACCCGCATGGATTACACGGGCGTGCTCGCCACGGTGAAGCTGGTCGCGGACCAGCTCCAGGCCACCCTCCAGCACCTGAGCGAGGGGTAA